The genomic interval GCTCCCAGAGCACCAGAGGGTAGCCACCCGGAGAGCAGGGCTGGTCCTGGCATTTGTCCCGGGGGAGGAGTGGGACAAAAAATAGGCTCAGCAAGAGCACTGGGGGCTTCTGCTCCAAACCTTCAGGATTCCCTTTGTTATACTAGTAACTAATGTTTAGTACAGCCTGCATCGGGCCAGACCCTGTGATCAATATGTGATATTTggcatgtgacttgatctttgTCAGAACTCTCTGAAGCAGGTActattattcttgttttatagtCATATGGTTGCTAAGTGGCAAAGTCAGGATTTGATCCCGGGTCTGCTGACCTCAGagtcctccctgccccaccccccaccaaaccCTTAAACACCATACTCTACAATCTGTCCTTAAGGAAGAGAATGTCAACCAAAATACCAGGTCTAGAGGACCCTCCAAAATCCTACCTTCTccttcattctctgtctttctgaaaTTCACCCCAGACTTTGAGTGACTTTTCCAAATGAAAGATATATCCAAAAAGTCCAGATATTTAGCAACTCTCAAAAGTGAGAAATTCTTCTTGGAGTCTAACTGAAATCCCTCCTCTTATAGTGGCAATCCATTTCTTCCTATCCAGGCCTCAGGGGATATCAGCAGCTCCTACTCTTCTTCCTGTCTGAAGGCCCTCCCTGCGGTTGTTAAATCCCATCCATACCGATaaccatatccatatccatatcctcACCCCATTCTTTTGTCCTGCGTGGTTTTATCACCACCCTGCAAACCTACTATCTCAGTGTAGGTAAACAGTATCACCAGAGCATTACAGACAGGTGAGACCTGAATAGATAGCAGGTTCCAAACTTCTCTGTTATGGGGggagcctctcccctcccctctccttccctcccctcccctcccctgtcctctctcttctcctctcctctcctctcctctcctctcctctcctctcctctcctcctgagTTCCCAGACGTGGTCACCCAACACCCCTGCCTTCCCAGTGTCAGGAGtgcccaggggctgggaggacacAAGAAGGCATGCAGCAGAGGGGGCAGTGCCCCTGGGAGGACTGAGTAGCCTGGAAGGTAGGGGACTCACCAATGGCAGCTTCTGGAGTGCACCCCCACTCTTCAGTAAAGAGCCCGTTGTGTTCGGGGTAGTCAGCCTACCCGGCTGCCTGCTTGGGGGCCCTgctgcccctactctgcttgcTGCCCCCAGCCCGGCCAACCTTGCCTGGGGATTGTTTGGTAAACTGTGAAGTGTCCTAGGAGAAAGTGCTTGGGTGTTCCACACCTGCTGCCTACTGTTTTCCATTTATGTCACTGTATTACTTTTCTATTGCTGCCACAACAATTACTACATACTTGGTGGCCCCAAACAACAGAAATCTCCTCTCACATAGTTCTgaaagccagaagtccaaagtctCCTCTGGCTTCTTACCTTCTCCTCTTGTcaaaggacccttgtgattacatttggGGTCTGcatggataatccaggataatctccccatctcagcaTCCCTAAAGTCTTTGCCATGTAAAGTACCAGTCGCAGATTCCAGGGCTGAGAATATGGACCTCCTCTTAGGAGCCATTATTGAGCCTATCATACATGCGACCTTGGACTAGTCACTCTACCTCTCTGGGCCCCGGATCCTTCAACGGTGGAAAGGGGATGATACTTGCCTCTCAGAGCTGATGGGAGGCTTCAATTGGGGTCAAAAAAGCCCTCTGAAGTTGCAACACTCCACATAAAACTAGAGGTGGTGTTGATCTTTGAGTACCCTCCCCTCTTGCCTGTCCCCCTTGTGGGGATTACCTGTTGCCTGTGCTCATCCCGTGTCTGTTTGCCTCTGTGGCTCCAGAAATGACCGCTGCCTGCAGTGGACATGGGGAAGAAGCTGGTGATGGCCCAGAAGCGGGGAGAGACTCGAGCCCTTTGCCTGGGTGTGGCCATGGTGGTGTGTGCTGTCATTGCCTACTATATCCTGGGCACGACCATGCTGCCCCTCTACCAGAAAAGGTACTGCACTCTCCTGGCTGCCCCACCCTCCAGCCATTCTCCCAAGGGTCTGTTCTGCCAGGAACCCCAGCCTCTTCCTAACCCTCCCCTTGACTTCACATCAGGCAGGAAGGTCTGGACAATCCTCAGTCTTAGGGTTCACGGTTCAAGTGCAGGGAGGGTAGGCCTGACCGGACCCTGCTCATCCGGGGTTCTGGGACCTGGGGGTGGCAGACATAGGAGGCCCTTCTCACAAGAAACAGTGAAGGATCAGAGCAAATGCTCCAGCGTGAGTTTACCCCCGGAGAAATCAGAGTTCTAGATTTTCATAGCTCATTTGCACAGTTTGACTCCCCTTCGGAAACCTCCTAGTCAGGTGGGCGTCTAGCCTCCTGTTGAATACCTCAAGTGACAGGGAGCTCAGTACTTCATTGTACATACCATTTCATTTTGGGGCTTTTCTGAGTAGGAAATGTCACACTGAGCCAAAGCCTGTTCCCCTGGAGCTCTGTTCTGGAATCTCACAGATGTTCCATGCCCTTGCTCCCCGACATGTCAACCACTCGAGCTTTTAAAGGAAAAGGTGTGAAGTTCCTGACCCATTCTCTCCACTTGAGTTTTGAGGATGAGTCTCAGACCCTCGCCTCTGGACATTTCCCGCTGCTGATAGTCCCCCTCCATCTGGCAATGTGTGTCCTGCCTGATAAACGGGAGATGAGTCACAGTTGATCCCCTGATGAGTGGATGAGCCTGTTAGCCTCTCCTGGGCCTGCTTCTTCCCCATGTTTTATAACCCTGGAGCGATTCCAGGTTGGAATCTTACCCGAGAGAGGCATTGTACAGGACTGCTGTGTGCCTATGACACGTTATCTCCAGGTTGACCGCCATCCCCACCAACCTCCCTACCCTGGCACAAATCAAGTCCCTTCTACATCCACTCATTTTAGGGGAAAAGGCACAGGTCCGGTGTGGCCTCAGAAAAGTCATTCGACTTTTCTGAGCCCTCCTTCCCACCGCCTGCAAGATGAGGATGGTGTGGCTCAGGGCTAAGGGGTCTCAGGTCTGGCTGCTCAGCGGAATCAAGGCAGGGGGCTTTTAAAAACATACCAGGGCCTGGGCCCCGCCCACCTTAGAAATTCTGATACCCTTGTTCTGGGACATGGCTTGGACTTGGAAATCTTTTCAAAAGCTCCCCAGGGCTTTGGGTCAGCAACCCCAGGGGAGAATCATTTATCTAGATGATCTCTAAGAGGCTTAAAAGCATTGATATTCCGATTCTATGGTTCTTGTGAGTGGGGTCACACTCCTTTAGTGCTAGATGATTATGGCAAGATGGAAGTCCCAGGCCTAGTCTCTCCAAAGGGGTTTAAACCTGGTGCTCTGTGCCACCCAGGTTCtgagatatgtatgtatgtgtacatggtCTCCCCAGCGTGTGGACCCAGGAATCCACGTGCCACCTGATTGAGACCAACATCAGGGACCAAGAGGAGCTGGAGGGCAAAAAGGTGCCCCAGTACCCATGCCTGTGGGTCAATGTGTCAGCTGTGGGCCGGTGGGCTGTGCTGTACCACACGGAGGACACTCGTGACCAGAACCAGCAGGTActgactggggggtggggtggggaggggatgggcacaTATCCCCCTTGCCCCTGGCAGGTGCATGGGCCTCTTCCTAACTGGATCCACATCTCCACTctagagcatggagcctgagccTACGTGATGAGGGTCCACAGCTGATATGAGGTCCAGCCAGACTTAGCTCTTCTGGGTTGGAGTTAGACAGACCTGGGTTGGAATCCCCACTCTGCCACTAAGTGCTGTATGACTTGGGGCAGGCAGTGAGCCCCTCTAAGCTCAGCTGCCACCTTTGCTGCAGTGCTGCTAATGAAGACAGAGGCTGCGTAGTGTGCTGAGTTCAATGTCAGGTGGATAGCCGGCACTTGTATAAGGTGAGTCAAATGAGAGACCAGACCCAGAGCTGACCCCACGGGAGGGAACTCCTGAGATCCCCCTCGCTTCCCCCAGGAAAGCAGAGGCTGGAGAAATCTCTGGAAACCAGTGCTTGGGAGATTTTTCCCATCACTACCTCCTGCACCCCCAACCCGCCATCCTAGTCTTTCCTATAGAAAATACAAGTTGGCcctatccattcactcattcattccatagtCACTGAGCACTTCCTGTGGCAGGAGCTTTGGACTCAGGAGGAGAAAGCTTACATGGGAAATAATATCTAATGGGGAGGGATCAGTGCcatagagaggaaaagagaaaattatgggGTCAAGGGCAGGAGTGACTTTTTCTAGCCAACAGCGAGGTGAGGGTGTCAGGAAAGTATTTGTGTTaggctttaaaaatcagcaggggTGAGATACACAGAAACATGGAGGGCAGCATGCATGGCAAATGGAGGGCATAGAATAGAAGGCACTGGAAGGCGTGCTGCAGAAACCAACGCAGAGTTCAGTGGGACAGGAAGATGTTGCAGAGATGGGCTCCACATGACCCACCTATGGAATcagaaagttttttgtttgtggaaggtttttatatgtttttttttttttttgagagaagcaAAACTTTAGTGAAAGCACTACAAGTTATGGATAATAATTAGctcccatatttaaaaaaaaagatgatagaaaacactttactgatttttttttttgataaaaagatCATCTTTAAGTATATCCGGGTGAAACAGCGAACACAGCACAGTAGGAAAGGAGAAGTAAGTGTTGAATTCCACTGCAAGACACAACACAGCACCATTAGCAAAGTGGGTAGAAGAAGCTATCCTACAACGCATGGAGTTAGACTTTTATATCCAGTAGAGATTTTTTTCAAGCTTTAGAAGTCCAGCATAAGGAAGCGAATTGGGGGAAGGGCTAAGCTTATCTACCATCACCATTTTACCAAAAAACACAATGATTCAACCTCATGAGAAATAGAGGCTGATCTGCCTGAATAGCAAATAGAGCAAATGCCAAGGCGGTCCGATCTCTCTGATTCCATTGGGACAGATAGAGAGACCTGTCTCATCAACCTGGGCCCGGGACAGGTCAAGTTCTTTTGCATTTGTACCAGAAAGCCAGAGCTTTATCTGGAACAAGTTCACTCCAAATAATGCTCCATGGTGCTGATTTTAGCAGGAGGTGGGGTCATAAATGCCTACCATTTCCTAGGGGATGGCTCTACTGGTTACCGGGAACTTAAATCCAAGTAGACCATAAAGAAGGGAAATGCTAATGATATTCTGGCACAGTACAAGCTGTGTGCCTGTCATCTCTGCCAAGGACTATGCAAGTATGGAATTGAAATGTGATCAGGCATTCTGGCACTGGTCAACTCTGGCCATGCATTGGAACCACCTGGGGACTTAACAAAACTGGATTCCTACACCAGACCAATTGATGCAGAATTTTAgggctctccaggtgattctaaggcTTAGAATTACCTCTGGGAGCAAACAGGAGTCTTTAAATGGTCTGTGGTCCTGGGGGCATGACCAGAGTGGTACAGAGGAGTGTGAAGTTCAACGACTGGGCAGAGAGCCTGGGGCCATGACAAGCAGCCAGGATGGAGGTAGGGCCTGCAGTAAGGATAGATGCTGACAGTCAGAGTTTGGTAGCTGCTGGGATGggatgggaagggcagagtgTTGATGGTGCACAGTGGGATTACTGACAGTGTTGGAGGGGTCATAGAGAAATGGGTCTGGACAGTGCAAGGTGACCAGACCTGTTTTGTCAGCACTAACACGACTCAGCCCCACCCGATGGGGATAGAGCCCCTACGTCCTCCTGAATCAGCACCTACCTGACTCCTGCCTCTTCTTTGGCATTCAGTGGCTGCTGATTTATCCCAAGGAGCAAGAAGCAAATTCCCAAAGACAACCAGAAGGGATCACTGGTGTGATAGGAACTGTGAGCAGGCCGGCTTGCCTGAGCAGGCCTGCCTGACTCTGAGGTTGCCAGTTCAGAGGAGCAAGGGGCCAGATCTGCCCCTGTAGTGAGCTGTCTGCAGCATGTGAGACATGTGAGAGCATGTGAGCATGCTCTGCCTGCACCTGTAAGGACAGTGCAGGCTGGTAGACACAGACTCTTCGTCTTCTTTCTCCTAGCACCCAGGCATCACCAGGAGAGTTGCTAAAGAGGCTGCTGCTCTGGTGGGACAGTGGAAGCACCCTTTGTGGTTTTGTCAAGCAGCTGGGTTGGTGCGCCAGCTACCCCATCTACTTTCATTCAGCTCTGGAGTACAGGGAGCCAGTGCTCTGGGCCAGCTGAGCGTGTTCCGGATTCACGTGTGAAAGGCCGTCAAGGCTACCACCCCCCAGCCTCACTCTGAGGAAGGAGGCTACCGGTCAGCTACTGGTTCTCCCATGAGCCTTAGTGCAGGAGATTCTAAGCCCCTTcccatgctctgtgctgagaatgtgCTGTCACAGGACTTGGGGAAAGGTTGGACCATTTCAGATCCTTCATATAACTCAGAGGTAGCTGGATCCcggacaggggacagaggatgcagATAGGCCCCAGGCCTCTGAGGTCGGTCCTGCAAAGTGAACTCCTGTCCAGTGTCTTGTCAAAAAGTCCCACCAAAGGATCCAGCATGACCACATGCTGGCAAAAGACACAGAGGGGCCCAGGATGGGCACAAGGCCTCACCTGAGAACTTATCCACCAGTCCCTCtttaagaatggaaagaaagagctGTTGTTGCAATTTCATAGTTAAGtcacattatttttgttattacttttgaTAGCATCTTCCATTTACTGAGAACTTAGCAtgttctgggctctgtgcttgggctTTACATGTATCATCTCTTCTAATGTCCTCACAAACCCATTTTgcaagactcagagaggttgtACAACTTGGAACTGGTGGctgaatccaggtctgtctggtTCCACAGCCACACCATTGCTCAATGGGGTAGGTTACCAAGGTCATAGTGAGAGGCACTGGGGAGACAGGCTAGGTCCTCTCAGCTCAGAATTCTGAATTCACCTGCTATGGGACCCTGCAGTGCCCAACAACTTAGACTGGCAGATTCCCTGGAGGCAGTGTTTCCCAGCCTTAGTTGCTCCCTGGCTGGCTGGGAACCTACTTGGGTGGCAGTTCCCCCACATCCCAGGCTGTCAGAACGTGAATGCAACCATCCTCTTTACTGCTGGATGAGTGCTGTGTGGGCCAGCAGCTTTGGGGACGGGGTCTCATTCACATTCAGGAAGTGACCAAGGCCTGGGTAGAGGCTGGCTCAACATTACACATGTTGATCTTGGACATGATTATACTAGGCCAGTGGTCTCCAATCACTGTAGGAAGGGATCACTTGTTTTCTGGACCCTGCCCTCAGTAATTCAGAGTGAGTGGGAAGCTGTGCTCTGGCCAGGTGgtctgctgcagattctgtgacGGGGGAACCACCTTTGCAGAATATCTCCCAGAGCCTCACATACATAACATTCAGACCTCCCGGCACAGAACGGAGATAAAACCAGGGTCTccattctgtgcctcctctgcaGAACTTTCCAGATGGACCTCACCTGACCAGGCCAGAGGCTCCTAACAACCAGTGTCAGAATTAAGTGTGTGCCACGCTTTGCCTGCACAAGCTCTTTCAAATgtaatgtctttttcctttgaatCCCAGTATCAAATACTGGCTTGCCCATATCTTTTTTTTGGCTCACAAAGGGCTAGAACCACGGAGGGTTTTTGATTCAAATTTTTGCCAATGTTTTAAAACTGCGGGAGTTCACATTAAAATTTGGGGTTCTGGCCTTTCTTGAAATTTTGGAGGCCTGGCTACAACAGGTCTTCTGGATCGCATGGCATGCATCGTCCGGATGGTGTGAGGACTGACAGTCTGGAAGCTTCTGGTTCTCTTCATTTCATcaggccccaccccccccccccccccccgacaattGTCCCTGGCACCAGGGGAAGTGTCAGGTGGCACCCgtcatctcttccctcccccacttcacaTGTGGATGCTGCAGTGTGAGCCCCGTGGGCGACTGAGCGTATGACCTCTGCCCTGGATCCAAATGCAGAGCCTACTCAGTCTGTGTCACTCATTGGCCAGTTAAGTTTGAAGCCCATCTTTAATAACATCCTTTGAAGGAGATATTGCTATTAACCCATTTAAGAGATAAGATATCAAGGTTGAGAAAGGCGAGCAATTTGCCTAAGGTTCTACAGCCAGTGGAGGCAGAACTAGGACTCCAGTTGGGCCCCCCCCTCCAGGTGTGGGCATGTACCCTGAGCAGCTCCTGGGTCACTGTCCTCACAAATGACACTGTGAAGGTGCCCTCTGGAACCAAGCAGTGCACAGCCTTCCAAGCTTCAACCAGTCCCAACTCCCAGCCGGGGGCCCAACGCCAAAGCCAACACTTTCCCTTACTTCATGCCAGCCCCTCATCTTGCCCAAAGCAACGGGGATTTCTGACTTCATGGGTGCTCTTGCTTCCCCTCACAGTGCTCCTACATCCCACGCAGCCTGGAAAACTACCAGGTGGCCCGGGCCGATGTGGAGAAGGTCAGAACGAACTTCCACGAGCATCGGATTTTCTACTGCTTCTCAACGACTCGGGAGAATGAGACCACTGTCCTGTACCGGCGCCTCTATGGACCCCAGaccctgctcttctctctcttctggccCACCTTCCTGCTGACCGGTGGCCTCCTCATTATCGCCATGGTGAAGATCAACCAGTCCCTTTCCATCCTGGCGGCTCAGAAGTAGACCTATCCATGCCACAGCATGCTCGGCCGGAGGGGACTGGGTGGGCCCCCAGGCCTCTCCCTACTCTTGTATCCATGTCTTCTCCCCCTGCCTTCTCACTATTAGGGCTCTTATCCATCCCACCTTCCGCTACGTGGGTGGGCCTTGGGAAATCCCTTTGTTAACTCATTCCTGATAAGATGGGAATGTGCAACAGCCCCCTGGTGCTTCAGAGAGCTCCAGGCCAGCTGGTAACAGCTTCCCATAGCCTGTCCCCACTCAACTGGCTCAAACCCACTTTCTACTGCACCACGGACCCCGCCCCACAGACAACAATGATGCTTATCTCTGTGCCTGTGTTTTCTCGGTTGGCTCAAAGGCCCACCTTTGCCGTCCCTGGCAAACCTCAGTTCCTTCTTTGAATTCCATAATGAAAACAATAGCAGGTCCCACGTATACAGAACATTTAGAATATTGCTTTTAGGACACTCAGTGCTATATgcatttttattccaaaattaacaaatatagGCACAAACTTCTGGTTCTAAAATActtaagtcatggggatgtcatgtacagcatggtgactatagttaacaattcTGTGTTACATAttggaaagttgctaagagagtaaatcttaaaagtgctcgtcacaagaaaacaaatttgtagctatgtatggtgacagatgttaactagatttagtgcggtgatcattttgcaatatacacaatattatgttgtacacctgaaacggatgtaatgttatatgtcaattatacctcaataaaatatacatatatacatcaagAGGCTATAAGGAAATATactaaaatacatcaaaatattaacagaggGATTGGGATGGtggttaattttcattttcttcctcatccctctttttatttttcatacttttctaAGTTTTCAGCAGTAGGAAGGTGTGgcttcattggttttgtttttaatgagaaaagcaatagtaggtattattttaaaaagatttggaAGGGTGAGCCTCACATCCCCAAACAGGTGGAAGTAGGCTGGGGAGGGGTTGGGCTCCAATCAGAGGCAGGCTTTTGAGAACATACAATT from Panthera uncia isolate 11264 chromosome A1 unlocalized genomic scaffold, Puncia_PCG_1.0 HiC_scaffold_17, whole genome shotgun sequence carries:
- the KCNMB1 gene encoding calcium-activated potassium channel subunit beta-1 codes for the protein MGKKLVMAQKRGETRALCLGVAMVVCAVIAYYILGTTMLPLYQKSVWTQESTCHLIETNIRDQEELEGKKVPQYPCLWVNVSAVGRWAVLYHTEDTRDQNQQCSYIPRSLENYQVARADVEKVRTNFHEHRIFYCFSTTRENETTVLYRRLYGPQTLLFSLFWPTFLLTGGLLIIAMVKINQSLSILAAQK